CGCTATGTTCTATGGCAACTACCGAATCTGGAACATTCTATTAGACTGAAGAATTGGACCATTACTGGCAGTTATCTTTATTGTATTCTGCTCACTTTAGATGTGGAGAACTTACTGGCTGTAAATGCGAAACAAAAGAAGATGATTTTTTTCGAGAGTATGTTATAATTTAGTACCAGGTAATAAAAAATACGGCTGTCACTTTTATCCAAATGTCATACATGAAATGTGACAGCTATCACGTTTTATATATTCTGTTAAGTGATATAAATAATATGGAAATAAAAAATGGGAGCGTGTTCTTATGGCTAAGAATTATGACCTTGTCATAGTAGGTGGCGGTCCAGGAGGATATGTCGCTGCTATTAGAGCTGCACAATTAGGCCTCTCTACTGCCATTGTGGAACAAAGTAAACTAGGAGGTACTTGTTTACATAAAGGTTGTATACCGAGTAAAGCATTATTACGCAGTGCTGAAGTTTATCGGACAACAAAAGAGCAAGCTCATGCATTCGGTGTTGATGTGCAAGGTATTTCATTAAACTTCGAACAGGCACAAAACCGTAAAAATGGCATTGTTGATCAATTGCATAAAGGAATTCAAGCTCTGATGAAAAAGGGGAAAATTGATGTTTATGAAGGATACGGAAGAATACTAGGTCCATCCATCTTTTCACCAATGCCCGGTACTATTTCAGTTGAGTTTGAAGACCATCGAGAAAATGAAATGTTAATCCCTCAAAATGTAATTATAGCTACTGGTTCTAGACCTAGATTTTTAGATGGATTGACACCTGATGGCAATAGAATTTTAACATCAGATGATTTAATGACACTGGATGAATTGCCACAATCAATGATTATTGTTGGTGGTGGTGTCATTGGAATTGAATGGGCATCGATGCTACATGATTTTGGTGTAGAAGTAACTGTTGTGGAATATTCGAATGCTATTTTACCGACTGAGGATGAAGATATTCAAAAAGCAATGACGAAATCATTCAAAAAACGCGGTATTAAAATTGTGACAAATGCTCACCTAATTTCAACTTCCCTACAAAAGTTAGATAGTGGAATTGAAATTTCAGCTGAAATAGATGGCGAGCAACAAACTTTTGCAGCCGAAAAACTATTACTATCTGTTGGAAGACAGGCGAATACAGAAAATATCGGATTGGAAAATACTGATATTCAAGTGGTTCGAGGTTTTATCGAAGTAAATGAGCATTACCAAACAAAAGAATCACATATCTATGCAATTGGTGATGTGATCGGTGGCTTACAACTAGCACATGTAGCATCACATGAAGGGATTCATGCAGTTGAACATATTGCAGGCTTTGAACCACAAAATTTAGAGCTTCATAAAATTGCTCGCTGTATCTATGGTAGCCCTGAGATTGCTAGTATTGGTTTAACGGAAAAACAAGCAAAAGAACAAGGAATCGAAATAGTAGTAGGGAAATTCCCATTTGCTGCAATCGGCAAAGCCCTTGTTTTCGGTGAAACAGAAGGTTTTGTCAAAATGATTGCAGATCAAAAAACGGAAGACCTTATTGGTGTGCATATTATTGGTACGCATGCCACAGAACTCATTTCTGAAGCTAGTCTTGCAATGCTAGTAGATGCGACACCTTGGGAGATTGCTTCCCATATTCACCCACATCCGTCTTTATCAGAAGTAATTGGAGAAGCAGCTCTAGCTGTTGAAGGAAAAGCGATTCATCAGTAAAGGAGAGATGGAAAATGACTGAAAATAGACACGCTACATTAGGTTTATCAGATGAAGTTGTACTTGAAATGTATAGAACAATGCTATTAGCACGTCGATTAGATGAAAGAATGTGGCTTCTTAATCGTGCAGGTAAAATCCCATTTGTGATTTCTTGCCAAGGCCAAGAAGCTGCTCAAGTAGGTGCAGCTTTTGCACTAAATCGTGAACAAGATTATATCGCACCTTATTACAGAGATATGGGTGTAGTATTACACTTTGGAATGACTGCCAAAGAATTAATGTTATCTGCTTTTGCAAAAGCAGAAGACCCAAACTCTGGTGGTAGACAAATGCCAGGACATTTTGGTCAAAGGAAAAACCATATATTAACAGGTTCTTCGCCAGTTACGACACAAGTACCACATGCTGTAGGTGTGGCGCTTGCGGGCAAGATGCAAAAGAAAGATTTTGTAACCTTTGTAACGCTTGGCGAGGGATCTTCTAACCAAGGAGATTTCCATGAAGGTGCCAATTTTGCTGGTGTTCATAAATTGCCAGTAATCATTATGGTCGAAAATAACCGTTATGCTATTTCTGTTCCATTAAACAAACAAATTGCATGTGAGAAAATATCAGATCGTGCAATTGGCTATGGAATGCCTGGAGTAACAGTAGATGGTAATGATCCAATAGAAGTATACAAAGTTGTAAAAGAAGCTGCAGATCGTGCAAGAGCCGGTGAAGGCCCAAGTTTGATTGAATCTGTTTGCTATCGTTTAACGGCTCATTCTTCAGATGATGACCAACGTCAGTACCGTACGGAAGAGGATTTGGCAGAAGGAAGAGCGCATGACCCGCTATTAAGATTTTCAACGTATTTAAAAGAGCTAAATATCTTAACAGCTGAAATTGAAGAAAAACTACAAGAAGAAATTATGGCAGAAATTGATGAAGCAACTGAATATGCAGAACAAGCTCCATATGCTGCACCTGAATATGCACTCAAACATGTCTATGCAGAACAAGAGGAGGTGTAACAAATGGCTATTTTATCTTATATCGATGCGATTACATTAGCGATGAAAGAAGAAATGGAAAGAGATGAAAATGTCTTTGTTCTAGGTGAGGACGTTGGACGTAAGGGGGGCGTTTTCAAAGCAACCCAAGGTTTATACGAGCAATTCGGAGAAGAAAGAGTCATTGATACACCTTTAGCTGAATCGGCTATTGTAGGTGTTGGAATTGGTGCTGCTATGTATGGTTTGCGACCAATTGCTGAAATGCAATTTGCAGATTTTATCATGCCTGCAATTAACCAAATTATTTCTGAAGCTGCTAGAATCCGTTATCGTTCAAATAATGACTGGAATTGTCCGATGGTTATCAGAGCACCTTTTGGTGGTGGTGTACACGGGGCGCTCTATCATTCTCAATCAGTTGAGGCAATATTTGCAAACCAACCCGGTTTGAAAATAGTGATTCCATCTACACCTTATGATGCAAAAGGATTGTTAAAAGCGGCTATCCGTGATGATGATCCGGTACTATTTTTTGAACATAAAAGGGCCTATCGTTTGATTAAAGGAGAAGTTCCGGATACAGATTACACAATCGAAATCGGGAAAGCAGATGTTAAACGTGAAGGTGATGATATTACTGTCATTACGTATGGTTTAGGCGTACATTTTGCATTACAAGCTGCAGAACGTCTTGAAAAAGATGGCATCTCTGCACATATTTTAGATTTACGTACCATCTATCCACTTGATCAAGAAGCGATTATTGAAGCTGCGAAAAAAACAGGAAAAGTTTTACTTGTTACGGAAGATAACAAAGAAGGTAGCGTTATGAGCGAAGTTTCTGCGATTATTGCTGAGCATGCTCTATTTGATCTAGACGCACCGATCAAACGCCTTGCAGGTCCAGATATACCAGCGATGCCATATGCACCAACAATGGAAAAATTCTTCATGATTAATCCTGAAAAAGTTGAGCAAGCAATGCGTGAATTAGCAGAATTTTAGTGCTGAAACGGCTTTTTAAGGAAGATAGCCTAAGAGCGCCACGCACTGTGGCAACGGCTATTTATCCTGCTAGCAGCTAGAGTCTGATATTTTCAAAAAGATAAAGGGGGTCATTTAGATGGCAACTCAAAACATCACAATGCCACAGTTAGGGGAAAGTGTAACAGAAGGAACAATTGATAAATGGCTGATTAAGCCAGGAGATCGTGTTAAAAAGTATGATACTTTAGCAGAAGTTCAAACAGATAAAGTAACGGCAGAACTTCCTTCGTCTTTCACTGGAATTATAGGAGAACTGATTGCAAAAGAAGGGGATACGATTGAAGTTGGTGAAGTTGTTTGTACGATAGAAATTGAAGAAACAACTCCTTCAACCAATAAGGCCCCTGAAAAAGCTGCAACTAATAGTTCTGTAGAACAAGTAAAATCAACAGATCAATCGATGAAAACAAGATATTCTCCAGCGGTTGTTCGTTTAGCCTCAGAGCATCAAATTGATTTAACGCAAGTCAAAGGAAGTGGTGCTTCTGGGCGGATTACAAGAAAAGATATTCAAAAGATGATAGAAGCAGGAGCTATTCCAAAGGTTACTCCACAAATAGATGAAAAACCTGCAGTGGAAATCAAACAACAACCAGTGACTGAAGTGAAACAGGCAAAAGAATATACGTCATTAAGTTCAGGTGATATTGAAATTCCAGTATCAGGCGTACGCAAAGCTATTGCCAAAAATATGCTGACAAGTACACAAGAAATACCTCATGCATGGATGATGATGGAAGTGGATGTTACTGATTTAGTAAACTATCGCGATTCCATCAAAGACGAATTTAAAAAGAAAGAAGGCTACAGCCTTACTTACTTTGCTTTCTTTGTCAAAGCTGTTTCACAAGCCTTAAAAGAATTCCCAATGATGAATTCGCAATGGCAAGGCGACAAAATTATCCAGAAAAAAGAGATAAACTTGTCTATAGCTGTTGCAACTGATGATGCTCTATTTGTTCCAGTAATTCATAATGCTGATGATAAATCTATTAAAGGAATTGCTAAAGAAATTCATGAATTAGCATCAAAAGTTAGAAGTGGCAAATTGAAATCAGAAGATATGCAGGGCGGGACATTCACTGTCAATAACACAGGTTCGTTTGGTTCAGTTCAATCAATGGGTATTATCAATTACCCACAAGCAGCCATTTTACAAATTGAATCGATTGTTAAACGACCTGTTATTATGAACGGTGGAATGTTCGCTGCACGAGATATGGTAAATATTTGTTTATCAATTGATCATAGAATTTTAGATGGATTGATTAGCGGGAAATTTCTCGGTCGCGTGAAAGAAATTCTCGAAAATATCTCAAAAGACAATACTTCTATTTATTAACAGTGGTCTGAAAACCGTTATATTACGGTTTTCAGACTTTTTTTTCTTTTATGATGTCACAATGTTGTGTAAAATAGTGAATAGAATCACTAAAGGGGGGAAGCGTCATCGCGTCCGTATGACAAACATGAAAGAAGTAGAATTCACTAAGCCTTCTTATGATGAATGGAAAGAGGCATCGATTAAGGCATTAAAAGGGAAACCTTTTGAATCATTATTCACAAAAACAATTGAAGGGATTATACAAGAACCTTTATATACTGCAGAAAGCCTATTAGCAAAAGTTGATGGTAAATTAGAGGAACAAGTATCTACTATTCGAGCGATGCAAACGGAAGGTACATTTGGTGTTGCACAAGAAGCATTTGCAGATTCTATCGAAGAATTGATCTCACAAGCTGAAGAGTCTATAGAACGTGGCAACCAATATATTACAGTTGGTAAAGTCAACTTTGAATGGACTGAGCGTGCACTCAAACAATTAGCTGCATTACTTGAAAAACACCCATTCGCGATTCATGTCATGGATCCAGCAGTCATCAATGTATTTGATTATATAGAAAATAGAGAAGTTTCAGGTTATATTCTTTCAAATGAAACACAGACTATTCCTGATTTTCCGAATGTTCGAAAGTTAAACGCTTACATTCAAGATGCACATTATCAAGGTGCAAATGCTGTTCAAGAATTGGCGATTGCACTAGCAAAAGCTAGTGAATTAGCAAGTGATAAAGACTTCGCAGAATTTGAAAAACAATTCTTCGTATCATTCTCAATAGATACAAAATTCTTTATGGAAATTGCAAAACTTCGTGCATTTAGAGTGTTGTGGAAAGCATTTGCTTTAGGCTATGGTGTGGAAAATCCTCAACCTGTCAAAATCTTTACAGAAACATCTTTGCGTAGTTTTTCAAAATTAGATGTGTATGTAAATCTTTTACGTGCTGGCAATGAAGCTTTCTCTGCTGTTTTAGGTGGAGCGGACGTGGTGACAGTACATCCTCATGATGTACTAACTAAACCTACGAACCAATCAATTCGAATTGCACGAAATGTTTCTTTAGTCATTAAAGAAGAATCTCATGTCACAAAAGTATTGGATCCAGCTGGTGGTTCATATTACATCGAATCATTAACACATGACCTTGCGAAGGAAGCTTGGGCGAAATTTGTCGAAATTGAAGAGGCTGGCGGATATAGTGCTTATGTTGCGTCTGGTAATCTTCAAAAAGAACTTAAAGAAATGATGGCAAAACGTATCCAAGACGTAGAGCGTCGTAAAACCGTTTTAGTTGGTACAAATGATTTTGCAAATGCGAAAGAAGAAGTACCTACAGAATCATTCTATGAAGTAAATCGAATTGCAAAACCATTCGAAGATCTTCGACAAGAATTCAAAAAGTCACCAGTTCAAGTTGCCATTTTAACATATGGTATTTTCAAAAAGATTAAACCACGTACAGACTTTGTAAAAGGTGTATTTGCAACTGCAGGTATTACTGCTGAAGTAACAGAGCCATTTACAGATATCGAAAAAGCAAAAGAATGGTTAGCAAATACTACAGCTGATTATGTAGTATTTAGCGCAATCGATGAAGATACAGAAGCAGTTATCCTAGAATTACTCGCTGCAAAACCTGAACATGTAATCCTTGATGCAGCTGGTAAGTTTGATGAAGAGTGGGAAAGCCAAGGATTAAATGGTTTTGTCTATGCTGGTCAAAATATTATTGAGAAATTACAAGGCATCCAAGATACCTTGAAGGAGGTTCAACGATGAGCAAGCCAAACTTTGCAGAGATTTCAATAGAAGATGTATTAAAACAAGAACAAGTAGCTACTTCAACTGAAACATTCCATACAAATGAGAACATTGAAGTGAAAAACGTTTATACAAAAGAAGATTACAAAGGCCTAAAACATCTAAATGATGTAGCTGGTATTGCTCCAAATACGCGTGGACCTTATCCAACAATGTATGTAGGTCGTCCTTGGACAATCCGTCAATATGCAGGTTTCTCAACAGCTGAGGAATCCAATGCATTCTATCGTCGAAACCTTGCAATGGGCCAAAAAGGTTTATCTGTTGCATTTGACCTTGCAACACACCGTGGTTATGATTCTGACCATCCTCGTGTAACAGGAGATGTTGGTAAAGCCGGTGTGGCAATTGACTCAGTAGAAGATACGAAAATTCTATTCGATGGTATTCCACTCGATCAAATGTCTGTATCCATGACAATGAATGGTGCGGTTCTACCAGTACTTGCATTCTATATTGTGACAGCAGAAGAACAAGGCGTGACACCTGATAAATTATCAGGTACAATCCAAAACGATATTTTAAAAGAATATATGGTTCGTAACACTTATATTTATCCACCAGAAATGTCGATGAAAATTATCGCTGATATTTTTGAATATACTTCAAAATTCATGCCGAAATTTAACTCAATTTCTATTTCCGGTTACCATATTCAAGAAGCAGGTGCAACAAATGATATCGAACTTGCCTATACATTAGCAGATGGTCTTGAATACGTTCGTACAGGATTAAAAGCTGGTATTGAAATCGATAAATTTGCTCCACGTTTATCATTCTTCTGGGCAATTGGTATGAACTACTATATGGAAATTGCAAAAATGCGTGCTGCTCGTCGAATTTGGGCACAAATGATGTCTACATTTAACCCAGCAAATCCAAAAACATTAGCATTACGTACACACTCACAAACTTCTGGATGGTCTTTAACCGAACAAGATCCATTTAATAATGTGACTCGTACATTAGTCGAAGCAAACGCAGCAACTATGGGACATACACAATCCCTTCATACGAATGCACTTGATGAAGCGATTGCACTTCCAACTGATTTCTCTGCTCGTATTGCACGTAATACGCAATTATTCTTACAAAACGAAACAGGTATGACCAAAACCATCGATCCATGGGGTGGTTCATACTATGTTGAAAAACTAACAGATGAATTAACTGAATCTGCTTGGAAATTAATCGAAGAAATCGAAGATCTAGGCGGTATGGCTAAAGCCATTGAAACAGGACTTCCAAAAATGAAAGTCGAAGAAGCTGCTGCAAAACGCCAAGCAAAAATTGACTCAAAAGCAGAAACAATTATCGGTGTAAACAAATATCGTCTAACAGAAGAAGAACCAATCGAAATTTTAGATATCGATAATACATTAGTACGTCAATCTCAAATTGACCGTATTAACAAAATGAAAGCAGAGCGAGACGACGCTGAAGTGAAACGTCACCTAGCTCGTCTAACAAAAGCAGCTGAAACAGGTGAAGAAAACTTACTTGCTGTTGCTGTTGATGCAGCTCGAGCACGTGCAACTCTTGGTGAAATTTCAGATGCGATTGAAGTAGTATCTGGACGTCATAAAGCGGTTATTCGCTCAATTAGTGGGGTGTACGCTACGAATTATTCAGATGAAGATGCGATTAAAGAAATTAAACAAATGACAGATGAGTTCTTAGAAAACGAAGGTCGTCGTCCACGTATTCTTGTCGCTAAAATGGGTCAAGATGGTCATGACCGTGGAGCTAAGGTTGTAGCGACTGCATACGCTGACTTTGGCTTTGACGTCGATATCTCACCATTATTTATGACACCTGAAGAAACAGCTCAAATGGCTGTCGAAAATGATGTTCACGTAGTTGGGGTATCTTCACTTGCTGCAGGTCACAAAACATTAGTTCCTGAACTTGTTGCAGAACTGAAAAAATTAGGTCGTGAAGATATTATCGTTATTGTTGGTGGGGTAATTCCAGCGCAAGATTATGATTTCTTATATGAAAATGGTGCAGCAGCAATCTTTGGACCTGGTACTGTATTGCCAATTGCATCACAAAAAATGCTTGAAATCATTTACAAAAATTTAGGCTACGAGGAAGCTTAATGACTGATAAAGAATCAGCGCTTTTTGTACAACCAGGTGTTAAAGCGATTCACGATGGTATGGAACCAACAAAGCGAAAAAAGTTTGTCAAGAAAAAGAAAGAAAAGCAGGACTTAGATACACTAGCGAAAGAAGTGAGAGAAGGCTCTCGTCTCCATCTGGCAAAAGCTATTACACTTCTGGAAAGCTCAAATATTGAAGATAAAGTGGAGGGGCAGGAGTTATTAAAAAAACTCCTCCCATATACAGGTAATTCTATACGAATTGGAATTACTGGCGTACCTGGAGCAGGGAAGAGTACATTTATCGAAACCTTTGGGAAAATGTTATGTAGTCAAGGTCACAAAGTAGCAGTATTAGCCATTGATCCAAGTTCTACCGTTACGGGTGGTAGTATTTTAGGGGATAAAACAAGAATGGAAGAACTATCTCGTGAGAAGAATGCTTTCATCCGTCCATCTCCTTCTGCCGGAACACTTGGTGGCGTTCATAAAAAAACGCGTGAAACCATGCTTTTATGTGAAGCAGCTGGTTACGATATCATTTTGATTGAAACAGTTGGTGTTGGTCAAAGTGAAACAATTGTACGTGGAATGGTTGATTTCTTCTTGTTACTTGTTCTAACAGGTGCTGGTGACGAGCTGCAAGGCATGAAAAAAGGGATCATGGAACTTGCCGATACAATCGTCGTGCATAAAGCAGATGGCGATAATGTCCGCAATGCCAAAAAAACAGTTGCAGAATACAAACAAATTCTGCACCTATTACAACCAGCAACACCAGGCTGGACAACACGTTCCATGCCTGTCTCTTCGTACGAAAATAAAGGATTAGACAACGTGCTCGAAACAATTTTAGAATTCCGAAAACAGGGTCTTGAAAATGGGGTCTGGGATAGTCGAAGAAGCAAACAAACAACCGACTGGTTCCAATCAATGATTCACGATCATCTTATCGATTCCTTCTACGGAAATCCCGAAAGAAAGAATCTTGTACAAACCTTAGAACAACAAATACTACATGGACAATTAACTGTTGCACAAGGTGTAGAGCAGTTATTTCCTAAAGAGGCTGAGTGATTTTCACTCAGCTTTTTTGTTGTGTTGGAAAGGTAAACGGACTCAACTTTGAACAAGGGGAGCAACAATTATTAAGATATAAATTGCAAAGAAAGCGGATATAATTTCTGAAATCGCGGATAAAAGGGCCAAAACCACGGAAAGAACCACTAAAATCGCGGATATCCCACCAAATATCGCGGGAATTTACTTTTTGAATCAATGTGAGGATTGGATTGTCTGAAATATTAGGTTGGATGCCTCCTTTTAATAGAAAAACTATCTTTGATATAACTGAGAATGCTTTGTTCTTATAGGAACAAAGCTAATGAGATAGAATAATTAAGAAAATTGGATTTTTATGTTAGAGGCGCTAAGATTTTTGAGTATATTTAAAAAGAAAATTCTGATTGGAAATTCAGAAGATACGGTCGTAGCAATTATTGAACATTTAGTAGAGAATAGTAATCTTCCGTTTGAAATAGGGATCAATTATTATGATATTGTTGTTCATTGGCATTGGTATAATGTTTTATACTGTATCCTCTCTGTTAGCAATGTTTAGATAAAATGATAACGAGTTGTCAATGATAATCATGGTTGTATATTTCTTTGGTTTTAGCACATTCACTCATACTTGTAGCCAATTTTGGTTAATCAACATTTGTATTGTTATATTATACTATAAATTGTATAATAATACATATGGTTTAATTTTTATAAAATATATCTGTTCCAATTATAGATAATCTAACAGAAATGGAGTTCATATGAAAAATACATATATTATAGGAGTTATACTAGCATTGGGTGCAGCATTACTAAATGGTACTGTCGGTATATTAAGTAAAGGCTTGTTTTCTAGTAATTTGACCCCATCTGCAGTCTCTTTTTACAAATGTTTCATTGCATTTATTGTGTTAACTATTTTTGCTTTATTTAATTTAAAAATGCGAAAAACAATTTTAAGTCTTTTTAAAAAGATTCCTTATATGGCATTATGTTCTTTCTTAGGTATCTTTGTATTATACTTTTTTGAAACGACAGCTTATAAATTTGATACAGTTCCTCTTGTTGTATTTATATTGCTAGGGACTTCTGTTTTGACAACTTTTATATTTAGTACTTTTTTATTGAATGAAAAAAAGAACCGATTTAATTATATTGGGCTTGTTTTGTTAATTGTTGGTTTATGTGTTATGGAATTTTCAACAGGGATTTCAGGAAATATTTCAATAGGTGCTATATTTGCAGCAATTGCAGGCGTTGGATATGGGTTATTTCTAGTATTTACGAAAAAGTTTTCTCTAGATGGGGGACTATCATTAATTTGGTACTTCTTGTTATTTGGAATCATTTATTTATTTGTTCCATTTTATCAAGAAGGATTAACTGTTCCAGAATTAAATACAATACCTTCTCTAATCTCTTTAGCTATTTTACCAACTATAGGAGGGTTTTATTGCACAACAAAAGCACTAACTTATTTAGAAGCGACTAAAGTACAAGTGTTAGAACTAACAGAGCCATTATTCGCAACGTTATTTGCATTTGTATTCCTAGCCGAATTAATACAAGGGGTAGAGCTAGTAGGCGCCTTCTTAATTCTAATCGCGATTTATGTTTCAGAATATCAACCGAAAGAAAAAATTACAAAAAACGAAGTTAACATATAATTCATTAAAGAATCTATAGATATGATAATCCATTAGACTTATTTTAAAAGGCAAGAAATGTTGATAAATCAATGTTTCTTGCCTTTCTTCTTTTTGAGCGTTTATGCTTGGTTTTATAGATTCATTCGTTACCTTAACTCTCTTTTTCAGTATCGCGGATATGAGTCCGAAAACCGCGGAAAGAATCACGAATATCGCAGATGTCACAGGGAATATCGCGGAAAGAACCACGAAAACCACGGATATCACATCATACTAATATCGCGAAAATTTACTTTTTGAATCAATGTGAGGATGATCCGAAATATTAGGGGGGTTTCATTCTAATAGAAAATCTATGTAGTCTATTAGATTAACTCCCTTGGTTAAAGAAGTAACTCTATGATTTTCTCGGTTTCCATATCAAAAAAATAAATATGTTGA
This window of the Rummeliibacillus pycnus genome carries:
- a CDS encoding DMT family transporter encodes the protein MKNTYIIGVILALGAALLNGTVGILSKGLFSSNLTPSAVSFYKCFIAFIVLTIFALFNLKMRKTILSLFKKIPYMALCSFLGIFVLYFFETTAYKFDTVPLVVFILLGTSVLTTFIFSTFLLNEKKNRFNYIGLVLLIVGLCVMEFSTGISGNISIGAIFAAIAGVGYGLFLVFTKKFSLDGGLSLIWYFLLFGIIYLFVPFYQEGLTVPELNTIPSLISLAILPTIGGFYCTTKALTYLEATKVQVLELTEPLFATLFAFVFLAELIQGVELVGAFLILIAIYVSEYQPKEKITKNEVNI